TGTGCCTGTATAATTACTTGAAAAAAAATCAAATTCACCATGCTAATTATGAGTTTTCCTCAATATGCTTGAAATTCGTCATCTAGAGACTCTGACCGCCATTCGGGACAGTGGCAGCCTGCAGGAAGCCGCCGAGCGCCTGCATGTCACGCAGTCCGCCCTCTCCCACCAGCTACGCGATCTGGAAGTGCGGCTGCAAGTGCAATTGCTGAACCGGCGCACCCGCCCTGCTCGCCTGACCACGGCTGCCTTGCGCATTCTTGTTCTGGCCGATGACATCTTGCCGCGTGTGCGTGCTACCGAACGCGACCTGCAACGGCTTGCCGCCGGACGTACGGGCCGTCTGCATGTGGCGATTGATTGCCACTCCTGCTTTCAATGGTTGATGCCCGCGCTGGACGCCTTCAGGCAGCAATGGCCTGATGTCACGCTGGACTTGAGTGCGGCGTTTTCTTTTGCGCCCTTGCCCGCCTTGCTGCGAGGGGATCTGGATGTGGTGATTACCTCGGACCCACAGGACAATCCCGCCGTCCACTACGAGCCCCTGTTTCGCTATGAGCTGGTGCTGGCTGTCTCCAACCAGCACCCCTTGTCGCAATACCGCTACGTCGAACCTTTCCAATTGACGGATCAGGTCCTCATCACCTACCCGGTGGAACGCAATCGCCTGGATATTTTCACGCAGTTCCTGACGCCTGCCGATGTAGAACCCGCTGCTATTCGGCAGGCCGAGCTGACGCCCATGATCGTGCAACTGGTCGCCAGCCAACGCGGCGTGACGGCTTTGCCGAACTGGGCTTTGACGGAGTTTCTGAACCCGGCCTCCATTCGCACTTGCCGCTTGGGAGAGCACGGCATCTGGCGCACGCTTTACGCCACAGTACGCAGTGAGGATTTACAGGCGGATTATGTGCAGGCCTTTTTGGCACAGGCACGCGAGACCTGCTTCAAGAGCCTGCAAGGGATTGTGGCGGCACAGCCTTGAACTCGTTAACCAAGGCATGGCAAAACGCTTGAGCCACTCTATAGATAGAGGGAACGTACAGGCGAGTGTGCTTCACGTCGAACGCGCCCGCTTTTTTTAGGGACGTCAGTATTACAAGCCAGGGGCACTACATAAGGCAGCACTGCAAACGAAAGAAGAAATTCAAGCCGGATCGTCTTCCCAGTCACCCAATATTTGCTGCAAGATACGGCCCGAGAAGCCGCGGCTGGCCATGAAGCGATATTGTTTGGCGTAACTGCGGGGATCATCTGGGGGCGCACTGAACTTCTTGCCCCACACTTGCTTGGCCCGTTCCAGCTCGGTCGCCATCAATTCTTCTTTGATGATTTCAGTCTGCTCCACATCCACGCCATGCTGGCGCAGTTCTTGCAGAATGACCCGGGTGCCCACACGCGAGGCACGGCGGTTGACGACACTATGCGCAAAGCGCTCGTTGGACAGCCATTTCTGTTCAACCAAAGCGTCGAGCAAGGCTTCCACTTCTTCAGCACTTTCTGCATGAGGGGCCAGTCGGCGGCCCAATTCCAGGCGCGAGTATTCGCGCCGGGATAAAAAGTTCAAGGCTCTGGCTTTAAGAGACAGCCCCGGCCGTTTGGACGGGGCTTTCTTTTCCGCAGCCGGAGCATCCTCACCCGAGCTTTCTTCTACGTTTCTGCCCGCCCGTGTGGGCCGGGCAGAAAGCGCAGCAATGCGTTCCCTTTGAGCTTGTTTACGCTCCCGGATTTCCTCCGGGTCTGTCTCAAAGGGCTCATCATCGAACTCTGGGGGAAAAATCAGACTTCTCCCTCGGCCGGATCAACCACAGGAGCAGCGGCTGGGCGGCTGACAGCAGCGCTCATCAGGGCAACGCCCAGTTTTTCACGCACCTTGTTTTCGATTTCACGGGCCAGTTCGGGGCGCTCTTTCAGGAATTCACGCACATTGTCCTTACCTTGGCCAATGCGGTTGCCATCGTAGCTATACCAGGCACCGGCCT
This genomic window from Alcaligenes faecalis contains:
- a CDS encoding LysR family transcriptional regulator, which gives rise to MLEIRHLETLTAIRDSGSLQEAAERLHVTQSALSHQLRDLEVRLQVQLLNRRTRPARLTTAALRILVLADDILPRVRATERDLQRLAAGRTGRLHVAIDCHSCFQWLMPALDAFRQQWPDVTLDLSAAFSFAPLPALLRGDLDVVITSDPQDNPAVHYEPLFRYELVLAVSNQHPLSQYRYVEPFQLTDQVLITYPVERNRLDIFTQFLTPADVEPAAIRQAELTPMIVQLVASQRGVTALPNWALTEFLNPASIRTCRLGEHGIWRTLYATVRSEDLQADYVQAFLAQARETCFKSLQGIVAAQP
- the recX gene encoding recombination regulator RecX produces the protein MAALSARPTRAGRNVEESSGEDAPAAEKKAPSKRPGLSLKARALNFLSRREYSRLELGRRLAPHAESAEEVEALLDALVEQKWLSNERFAHSVVNRRASRVGTRVILQELRQHGVDVEQTEIIKEELMATELERAKQVWGKKFSAPPDDPRSYAKQYRFMASRGFSGRILQQILGDWEDDPA